One window of Propionispora vibrioides genomic DNA carries:
- the gatB gene encoding PTS galactitol transporter subunit IIB, whose translation MKKRVIVACGGAVATSTVAANRIVELCKKEGVDIEIVQCRVSEISANCQNQKVDLIVTTSRVTKDYGIPLESGMPFVSGVGAKEAGEKILAHLRK comes from the coding sequence ATGAAGAAGCGGGTTATTGTGGCTTGTGGCGGTGCGGTGGCAACGTCTACTGTTGCAGCCAATCGCATTGTCGAGTTATGCAAAAAAGAAGGTGTTGATATTGAAATTGTACAGTGCCGTGTATCAGAAATCAGTGCTAACTGCCAAAATCAAAAGGTGGATTTAATTGTTACCACATCGCGGGTTACGAAGGATTATGGAATCCCTTTGGAAAGTGGCATGCCCTTTGTATCCGGTGTGGGCGCAAAGGAAGCCGGCGAAAAAATTCTGGCCCATCTGCGAAAATAA
- a CDS encoding PTS sugar transporter subunit IIA produces the protein MSEIQKAVAAIDPSLVRIGVAAASCEELVAAMGTVLLEKGFVKPSYVQALLEREREFPTGIAAAGVGVAIPHSDASHVLQTTTAVWVLKEPVPFHVMGGAEEDIISVGIVFMLAINNPQDHLAFLQRLLGLFANEAIMSGIRRAGDPVIVAEIINQAI, from the coding sequence ATGTCAGAAATTCAGAAAGCTGTAGCTGCCATTGATCCGTCTTTGGTAAGAATTGGCGTGGCGGCAGCAAGTTGCGAAGAACTGGTTGCCGCTATGGGGACAGTGCTGCTGGAGAAAGGGTTTGTTAAACCGTCGTATGTACAAGCGCTGCTAGAGCGGGAACGGGAATTTCCTACCGGCATAGCTGCCGCCGGTGTTGGTGTGGCCATCCCGCATTCGGATGCCAGTCATGTCTTGCAAACAACCACGGCCGTTTGGGTACTTAAGGAGCCTGTCCCGTTTCATGTGATGGGCGGAGCCGAAGAGGATATTATCAGTGTAGGCATTGTTTTCATGCTGGCCATTAATAATCCACAGGATCATCTGGCTTTTTTACAACGCCTGCTGGGGCTTTTTGCCAACGAAGCTATCATGAGTGGAATTCGAAGAGCCGGTGATCCGGTCATCGTGGCAGAGATTATTAATCAGGCCATATAG
- a CDS encoding class II D-tagatose-bisphosphate aldolase, non-catalytic subunit, translating into MQTEHPLQNLIKERKKSVWQGIYSICSANEYVIEAALERGLVDDQFILIEATANQVNQFGGYTGMQPADFRDFVYRIAQKVEFPLEKLILGGDHLGPLTWKNEPAATAMEKSRELIKQYVAADFTKIHLDTSMHLGDDDRENPLDTAVIAERGAVLCREAEAAYALLKEGNPDSLHPVYVIGSEVPIPGGSQEEEEGIQVTKAEDFKNTLATFRQAFAAHNLLPAWEYVIAVVVQPGVEFGDESIHSYDRTAAGELTGALKQYPDVVFEGHSTDYQTPQALKEMVEDGIAILKVGPALTFAMREGLFALARIEKELFQFHPEVEQSNFMDVLDWYMGSNPVYWKSHYHGPSDKVRYARKFSFSDRCRYYLPLPEVKLALDKLIHNLQSVTIPLTVISQYLPVQYHKIRTGNLKNEPERLLKDRIINCIDDYVYAIKQ; encoded by the coding sequence ATGCAAACGGAACATCCGTTGCAAAATTTAATAAAAGAACGGAAAAAAAGTGTCTGGCAAGGAATTTATTCGATATGCAGCGCCAACGAATACGTCATTGAAGCCGCTTTAGAACGGGGACTGGTGGATGATCAATTCATATTGATTGAAGCGACGGCCAACCAGGTAAATCAATTTGGCGGTTATACCGGTATGCAACCGGCCGATTTTCGTGATTTTGTCTATCGGATTGCGCAAAAGGTTGAGTTTCCACTGGAAAAGCTGATTTTAGGCGGCGATCATTTGGGACCGCTGACCTGGAAGAATGAACCGGCCGCTACAGCTATGGAAAAGTCCCGCGAATTAATCAAACAGTATGTAGCAGCCGATTTTACTAAAATTCACCTGGATACCAGTATGCATTTGGGTGACGACGACAGGGAAAATCCCCTGGATACGGCGGTGATTGCGGAGCGTGGTGCCGTTTTATGCCGGGAAGCGGAAGCAGCTTATGCCCTGCTTAAAGAAGGCAATCCCGACAGTCTTCACCCGGTCTATGTGATTGGGAGCGAAGTGCCGATCCCCGGTGGAAGTCAGGAAGAAGAGGAAGGTATTCAGGTCACAAAAGCAGAGGATTTCAAAAATACGCTGGCAACCTTCCGCCAGGCTTTTGCAGCACATAACCTGCTGCCTGCCTGGGAGTATGTCATTGCCGTTGTGGTACAGCCGGGAGTGGAGTTTGGCGATGAGAGTATTCATAGCTATGATCGTACGGCTGCCGGTGAACTGACTGGGGCGCTAAAGCAGTATCCGGACGTGGTGTTTGAAGGTCATTCTACCGATTATCAAACACCGCAGGCCCTAAAAGAAATGGTTGAGGATGGGATTGCCATTTTAAAAGTAGGGCCGGCCTTGACTTTTGCCATGAGAGAAGGCTTGTTTGCTTTGGCCCGCATTGAAAAAGAACTGTTTCAATTTCATCCGGAAGTGGAACAGTCAAATTTCATGGATGTGTTAGACTGGTATATGGGGAGTAATCCTGTGTACTGGAAATCGCACTACCATGGTCCTTCGGACAAAGTACGCTATGCGAGAAAGTTTAGCTTTTCTGACCGCTGCCGTTATTATCTGCCGCTGCCCGAGGTTAAATTAGCATTGGACAAATTGATTCATAATCTTCAGTCGGTCACGATTCCGCTTACGGTAATCAGTCAGTACCTGCCTGTGCAATACCATAAGATTAGGACGGGAAACTTGAAAAATGAGCCGGAAAGGCTGTTGAAGGACCGGATTATCAATTGTATTGACGACTATGTATACGCAATTAAACAATGA
- a CDS encoding sigma 54-interacting transcriptional regulator yields MLKKLLSLIETEDKKNPMTDEELAKRLGVGREKVNELRQAVDIPSYLIRRETVLIEALTAILEKEPGISQRKVVLELNKSGFQISAFGLNRYKQQIGELRNRLLHKTRPAAQRAARSVPAAIEQDFFSGIVGYNGSLSQVIKLAKAAVLYPHYGLHTLISGSTGVGKSQLVEEIHRFAQAVRKTTIPLVVFNCADYGDNPQLLVAQLFGYSKGSFTGADTDRVGLVEKANKGILFLDEIHRLPPKGQEILFRIMDKGQFSRLGETEQIRKVNLMIIGATTENIESSLLNTFRRRIPVAIQIPPLEGRPNSERYKLIKLFFSGEASRVNKRIQVPKEIMKLLVLYKCAGNVGQLKSDIQVICAKAFLHVMSGTEEVMKISMNDLPGHITNQLMNVVEQKADLDVFIDEEVEMTPHAEPLQVSPLQEEISEYNIYQFMEKRMQELLEEHSSSEAKAVLAAELESKIKATSLNIEHKYAGISKAILRDLVGEDLMGALADLEQILATELGTQDVSIFKILCLHLSAAVERLRAGKPIINPQCEHIKSSYRKEFRIALKITRMLSMKLDLPFPEDEAGFIALYLNHFFTKQQRNQPSDYNVGLLIVTHGEVAKALLDIAQVIVGIRHGIAISMGIEETVESVYERVKQAVRVVNRGSGVLFLVDMGSLINLGELITEELGIPTRVIARVDTLLAMEAIRKSVAPAATLYTVYDSLIELGDMFPRVPTKMSSDGKRKLKKTIITTCFTGRGTALKIKRVIEDKLRLLKRDIEVIPLGLVKSETDISKEILYLQQANREIVLITGMVNPHCQDIPFLPFEEVLNSEKFDTFIANIKLQDELLHDRNLPDSSPVTLEELFDEQLVRVFYSPTAKDELIKIMADVMCREKYVNENFYGDIMERESWATSYIGDHMAIPHTATMVNIIKPGIAIAVLKNPSPWEEEEIHIAFVLALKTEHKDLFLKFFTLIKETDLIDRVRKLTDPNSIIAEVVHYVRNSESCSCH; encoded by the coding sequence TTGCTGAAAAAATTGCTCTCGTTAATTGAAACGGAAGATAAGAAAAATCCCATGACCGATGAGGAGTTGGCGAAACGTTTGGGCGTGGGGCGGGAAAAGGTTAATGAGCTGAGGCAAGCCGTTGATATTCCAAGTTATCTTATTCGGCGGGAGACCGTACTGATTGAAGCATTAACCGCCATATTGGAGAAAGAGCCGGGCATTTCTCAGCGCAAAGTAGTTCTGGAGCTAAATAAAAGCGGGTTTCAGATTTCAGCCTTTGGCCTGAATCGTTACAAGCAGCAAATTGGTGAGCTTAGAAACCGTTTGCTACACAAAACCCGACCGGCTGCGCAGCGTGCCGCACGTTCTGTGCCGGCTGCTATCGAACAAGATTTCTTTTCCGGGATTGTTGGCTATAACGGCAGCTTGAGTCAGGTTATTAAGCTGGCAAAGGCCGCTGTGCTGTATCCGCACTATGGGCTGCACACCCTGATTTCCGGCAGTACTGGTGTGGGAAAAAGTCAGCTTGTGGAAGAAATTCATCGCTTCGCTCAGGCGGTACGCAAAACGACGATTCCGCTGGTGGTGTTTAACTGTGCGGATTATGGTGACAATCCGCAGCTATTGGTGGCACAGCTTTTTGGCTATAGTAAAGGCAGTTTTACCGGGGCAGATACGGATCGGGTCGGGCTTGTGGAAAAGGCCAACAAGGGCATTCTTTTTTTAGACGAGATCCATCGCTTGCCGCCGAAAGGGCAGGAAATTCTCTTTCGCATTATGGATAAAGGGCAGTTTTCACGTTTAGGTGAGACAGAGCAAATCCGTAAAGTTAACCTCATGATTATTGGCGCTACAACAGAGAATATTGAGTCCAGCCTGTTAAATACCTTTCGCCGCCGCATTCCGGTAGCCATACAAATTCCTCCCCTGGAAGGCAGGCCAAACTCCGAACGGTATAAGCTGATCAAACTGTTTTTCTCCGGTGAGGCTTCCCGTGTCAATAAGCGGATTCAGGTTCCGAAAGAAATCATGAAACTGCTGGTATTGTACAAATGTGCCGGTAATGTAGGACAGTTAAAATCGGATATTCAGGTTATTTGTGCCAAGGCTTTTTTGCATGTTATGTCCGGCACCGAAGAGGTCATGAAAATCAGCATGAACGATTTGCCGGGACATATAACAAATCAACTTATGAATGTGGTGGAACAGAAAGCAGACCTTGATGTTTTTATTGATGAGGAGGTTGAAATGACTCCTCATGCCGAACCGCTTCAAGTTTCGCCTTTGCAGGAAGAAATTTCGGAATATAACATTTATCAGTTTATGGAAAAAAGAATGCAGGAATTATTGGAAGAGCATTCCTCTTCTGAAGCTAAAGCGGTCTTGGCTGCGGAACTTGAAAGTAAAATTAAAGCTACTTCTTTAAATATCGAGCATAAATATGCTGGTATTTCCAAGGCTATTTTGCGCGATCTGGTTGGGGAAGATCTGATGGGGGCCTTAGCCGATTTAGAGCAAATATTGGCAACTGAGCTCGGCACCCAGGATGTTTCTATTTTTAAAATATTATGCCTGCATTTAAGTGCAGCCGTAGAACGGCTGCGGGCAGGAAAACCGATTATCAATCCCCAGTGTGAGCATATAAAAAGCAGCTACCGTAAAGAATTTCGAATTGCCCTGAAAATTACCAGAATGCTCAGTATGAAATTAGACTTGCCTTTTCCAGAAGATGAAGCTGGCTTTATTGCCTTATATCTCAATCACTTTTTCACTAAACAGCAAAGAAATCAACCATCTGATTACAATGTGGGCTTGCTTATCGTGACCCATGGGGAAGTTGCCAAGGCGCTGCTTGATATTGCGCAGGTGATTGTCGGCATCCGCCATGGAATCGCTATCTCCATGGGGATTGAGGAAACTGTGGAAAGCGTGTACGAACGGGTAAAACAAGCGGTAAGAGTGGTTAATCGAGGCAGCGGGGTATTGTTTTTGGTGGACATGGGTTCATTAATCAACTTAGGTGAATTAATCACTGAAGAACTTGGTATTCCTACCCGGGTTATTGCCCGTGTAGACACACTGCTGGCCATGGAAGCGATCCGCAAATCTGTGGCACCGGCAGCAACATTATATACCGTATACGATTCGTTAATTGAGCTGGGTGATATGTTTCCGCGCGTACCGACAAAAATGAGTAGTGACGGGAAACGCAAGTTGAAAAAAACGATCATTACGACCTGCTTTACCGGCCGCGGCACAGCTTTAAAGATAAAGCGGGTCATTGAGGATAAGTTGCGGCTGCTCAAGCGTGATATCGAAGTCATTCCCCTGGGTCTGGTTAAAAGCGAGACAGACATTTCCAAAGAAATTCTGTATCTGCAGCAAGCCAACCGGGAGATCGTTCTGATTACGGGTATGGTAAATCCCCATTGCCAGGACATCCCGTTTCTGCCGTTCGAGGAAGTTTTGAACAGCGAAAAGTTTGACACCTTCATTGCTAATATAAAATTGCAAGATGAGCTGTTGCATGACAGGAACCTGCCTGACAGCTCGCCTGTGACACTGGAAGAATTGTTTGATGAGCAGTTGGTCCGCGTGTTTTATTCGCCAACGGCCAAGGATGAGCTTATTAAAATCATGGCAGACGTCATGTGCCGGGAGAAATATGTAAATGAAAATTTTTATGGCGATATTATGGAAAGGGAAAGCTGGGCTACTTCTTATATAGGCGATCATATGGCAATCCCCCATACGGCTACCATGGTCAATATCATAAAACCGGGGATTGCGATTGCGGTTTTGAAAAATCCTTCGCCCTGGGAAGAGGAGGAAATTCATATTGCCTTTGTTCTTGCCTTAAAAACAGAGCATAAAGATTTATTTCTTAAGTTTTTCACTTTAATCAAAGAAACGGATCTGATTGATCGGGTACGAAAACTAACAGATCCTAATTCCATTATTGCGGAGGTCGTACATTATGTCAGAAATTCAGAAAGCTGTAGCTGCCATTGA
- a CDS encoding PTS galactitol transporter subunit IIC, with amino-acid sequence MEFIQYILKLGPSVMLPIVIFIFALLLGQKPGRAFRSGVMIGIGFIGIGLVISLMLNNLGPAAKLMAERFGVSLTVVDVGWPGSSPMTWASQIGGLSIPVAVAVNVVMLVLGLTRVVNVDIWNIWHMAFTGALLHIATGNLMIGLAGVAIHAAIVFKLGDWFAPVVEKYYDLKGVAIPHGTSAYCGPIAVPIEWLLNRIPGIRDINFNSEKIEEKFGVIGEPMIIGLILGCIIGAMAGYGADLVMQLGMQMAAVMVLMPKVVKCIMEGLLPVADSARELLEKKFSGKKFYIGLDPALLLGDSQVVAASLLFVPLTLIIAAIVPGNKVLPFGDLATIGFFVAMAVGIHGGNLFRTLISGFVIMAGTLWISTQTIGLHTILAQQAGTKLAAGVTQVASMDQGGSPITYILLQLFNPDNVAGLVVIGVIYIASVLLTIKYSQGISKELKQAEEQSSSYKA; translated from the coding sequence ATGGAGTTCATTCAATATATTTTAAAATTGGGTCCTTCGGTTATGTTGCCGATCGTCATCTTTATCTTTGCGCTATTGTTGGGACAGAAGCCGGGGCGCGCTTTCCGGTCCGGGGTTATGATTGGTATCGGCTTTATCGGAATTGGTCTTGTTATTAGTTTAATGTTGAATAATTTAGGACCGGCAGCGAAACTAATGGCAGAACGTTTTGGTGTCAGTCTGACAGTGGTTGATGTCGGCTGGCCGGGCTCTTCGCCGATGACCTGGGCCTCTCAGATAGGTGGGTTATCTATTCCTGTTGCTGTAGCCGTCAATGTGGTCATGCTGGTATTGGGGCTGACCAGAGTGGTGAATGTGGATATTTGGAATATCTGGCATATGGCGTTCACTGGCGCGCTGCTGCATATTGCTACCGGTAATTTAATGATCGGTCTGGCCGGTGTGGCCATTCATGCAGCGATTGTATTCAAGTTAGGCGACTGGTTTGCACCGGTTGTAGAAAAGTATTATGACTTAAAAGGAGTGGCTATACCGCACGGTACTTCCGCTTATTGCGGGCCGATAGCCGTTCCGATTGAATGGCTGCTCAATCGCATTCCCGGCATTAGAGATATTAATTTCAATTCGGAAAAAATTGAAGAAAAATTTGGTGTAATCGGTGAGCCGATGATCATCGGTTTGATTTTAGGCTGCATTATTGGCGCTATGGCCGGTTACGGCGCTGACCTGGTTATGCAGTTAGGCATGCAGATGGCGGCTGTTATGGTGTTGATGCCGAAAGTGGTTAAATGCATTATGGAAGGCTTGCTGCCTGTAGCCGATTCGGCAAGAGAACTGCTGGAAAAGAAGTTCTCCGGCAAAAAGTTTTATATCGGTTTGGACCCGGCTCTGCTGTTAGGGGACTCGCAAGTAGTTGCGGCCAGTCTGCTGTTTGTGCCGTTAACCTTAATTATTGCGGCTATTGTGCCTGGCAATAAGGTCTTGCCGTTTGGTGATCTGGCGACAATCGGGTTTTTTGTTGCCATGGCGGTGGGAATCCATGGCGGTAATTTGTTTAGAACGCTGATTTCCGGTTTTGTGATTATGGCTGGGACGCTCTGGATTTCTACTCAGACCATTGGACTTCATACGATATTGGCGCAACAAGCGGGGACTAAACTGGCAGCCGGCGTAACACAGGTCGCCTCTATGGATCAGGGCGGCAGTCCGATAACCTATATTTTGCTCCAGTTATTCAACCCCGATAATGTAGCAGGCTTGGTAGTAATAGGTGTCATCTATATTGCATCTGTCCTGCTGACTATAAAATATTCCCAAGGGATCAGCAAAGAATTGAAGCAGGCTGAGGAACAGTCATCTTCTTATAAAGCATAG